A window from Listeria seeligeri serovar 1/2b str. SLCC3954 encodes these proteins:
- a CDS encoding P-loop NTPase family protein has translation MNEWNNLQKVLKNKQRILVIGPNGAGKSTFAIMLGESLAINVFHLDKIFWKRNWEHLSEQEFEQDLDGILNSEEPYIIDGDYFSSLKKRVDQADLVIWLKIPAFICIKNIVKRRFKYMFKKRPDMAEGCNEKLSLSFLNYALKYNERSGKPTEILLKDINENNLFIINSNKSFKKYCHLLAESKLLK, from the coding sequence ATGAATGAATGGAACAATTTACAAAAAGTTTTAAAAAACAAACAACGTATTCTAGTCATTGGTCCAAATGGGGCCGGGAAATCTACATTCGCTATAATGCTTGGGGAGTCTTTAGCTATCAATGTTTTTCACTTAGATAAAATATTTTGGAAAAGAAACTGGGAACATCTCTCCGAACAAGAATTTGAGCAAGATTTAGATGGAATATTGAATTCGGAAGAGCCATACATTATTGATGGGGATTACTTTTCTAGTTTAAAGAAAAGAGTTGACCAAGCTGATTTAGTTATTTGGCTAAAAATTCCCGCCTTCATCTGTATAAAAAATATTGTGAAAAGAAGATTTAAATATATGTTCAAAAAGAGACCCGATATGGCGGAAGGATGCAACGAAAAATTAAGCCTTTCTTTTTTGAATTATGCCTTAAAGTATAATGAGCGCTCTGGGAAACCGACTGAAATTTTGCTGAAGGATATCAATGAAAATAATCTTTTTATCATTAATAGCAATAAATCTTTTAAAAAGTACTGTCACTTATTAGCAGAATCGAAATTACTAAAATAA